In Cyprinus carpio isolate SPL01 chromosome A1, ASM1834038v1, whole genome shotgun sequence, the following proteins share a genomic window:
- the LOC122141206 gene encoding protein SON-like isoform X2, with product MSVSLTASRFPSFASLCLNLSRSIQDQFLRAAPVSGGMGELMRKMGWHSGEGLGKHREGTVEPIIIDFKTDRKGLVAEGEKTQKSGNIVVMKDLLGGGEQM from the exons ATGAGTGTATCTCTCACTGCTTCCCGTTTCCCTTCGTTTGCCTCTCTCTGTCTGAATCTGTCCCGTTCCATTCAGGACCAGTTCCTGCGGGCGGCGCCGGTCTCAGGTGGAATGGGGGAGTTGATGAGGAAGATGGGATGGCATTCGGGGGAGGGTTTGGGGAAGCACAGAGAAGGAACAGTGGAGCCCATCATTATTGACTTCAAAACAGACCGCAAGG GGCTTGTAGCAGAAGGAGAAAAAACCCAGAAATCTGGCAACATTGTCGTGATGAAGGATCTTCTAG gTGGTGGTGAACAGATGTGA
- the LOC122141206 gene encoding protein SON-like isoform X3 produces MSVSLTASRFPSFASLCLNLSRSIQDQFLRAAPVSGGMGELMRKMGWHSGEGLGKHREGTVEPIIIDFKTDRKGLVAEGEKTQKSGNIVVMKDLLEI; encoded by the exons ATGAGTGTATCTCTCACTGCTTCCCGTTTCCCTTCGTTTGCCTCTCTCTGTCTGAATCTGTCCCGTTCCATTCAGGACCAGTTCCTGCGGGCGGCGCCGGTCTCAGGTGGAATGGGGGAGTTGATGAGGAAGATGGGATGGCATTCGGGGGAGGGTTTGGGGAAGCACAGAGAAGGAACAGTGGAGCCCATCATTATTGACTTCAAAACAGACCGCAAGG GGCTTGTAGCAGAAGGAGAAAAAACCCAGAAATCTGGCAACATTGTCGTGATGAAGGATCTTCTAG agatctga
- the LOC122141206 gene encoding protein SON-like isoform X1 yields the protein MSVSLTASRFPSFASLCLNLSRSIQDQFLRAAPVSGGMGELMRKMGWHSGEGLGKHREGTVEPIIIDFKTDRKGLVAEGEKTQKSGNIVVMKDLLGGCLVHHF from the exons ATGAGTGTATCTCTCACTGCTTCCCGTTTCCCTTCGTTTGCCTCTCTCTGTCTGAATCTGTCCCGTTCCATTCAGGACCAGTTCCTGCGGGCGGCGCCGGTCTCAGGTGGAATGGGGGAGTTGATGAGGAAGATGGGATGGCATTCGGGGGAGGGTTTGGGGAAGCACAGAGAAGGAACAGTGGAGCCCATCATTATTGACTTCAAAACAGACCGCAAGG GGCTTGTAGCAGAAGGAGAAAAAACCCAGAAATCTGGCAACATTGTCGTGATGAAGGATCTTCTAGGTGGGTGTTTGGTACATCATTTTTAg